A single window of Leeuwenhoekiella sp. MAR_2009_132 DNA harbors:
- a CDS encoding RNA polymerase sigma factor, which translates to MNQKEFLARVTPVQDRLYRLAKRLLVSEDEAQDATQEVLIKLWSQRKKMNKLRSIEAFAVTMTKNYCLDKLKAKSSSNLQLVHTNYEDQHYNTVRQSEVSDSVAWVYKLMNDLPEQQRMILHLRDVEQFTNSEIAEELELNETAVRVALSRARKTIREELLKKHNYGLK; encoded by the coding sequence ATGAACCAAAAAGAGTTTTTAGCACGAGTTACTCCCGTTCAGGATAGATTGTATCGTTTAGCAAAGCGATTACTGGTTTCTGAAGATGAGGCACAAGATGCTACTCAGGAAGTTCTTATAAAGTTGTGGTCTCAGCGAAAAAAAATGAATAAGCTGCGGAGTATTGAAGCTTTTGCAGTAACGATGACTAAGAATTATTGTTTAGATAAGCTCAAGGCAAAAAGCAGTTCTAATTTACAACTGGTACATACTAATTACGAAGATCAGCATTACAATACCGTACGGCAAAGTGAAGTAAGTGATAGTGTTGCCTGGGTTTATAAGTTAATGAATGACCTGCCAGAGCAACAGCGAATGATCTTACACCTTAGAGATGTAGAACAGTTTACAAATAGTGAGATTGCAGAAGAATTAGAATTAAATGAAACAGCGGTACGTGTTGCGCTGTCTAGAGCCCGAAAAACAATACGAGAAGAATTGCTTAAAAAACATAACTATGGACTTAAATAA
- a CDS encoding acetate/propionate family kinase, translating into MNILVINSGSSSIKFQLIAMPEASVMASGMVERIGIDGGQITYKAGQREFTEKTNFEDHTAGLYRISSLLMDLKYGVIDNTDEVDAVGHRVVHGGKKFTETIQVNDDVKANITRLFSLAPLHNPANLTGIEVAEKLFDKAPQFCVFDTAFFKDIPQKAYQYAIPQHFMTENRIRLYGFHGTSHKYVCKKALDYLQKPDAKLITIHLGNGCSMAAIKDGKPIDTSLGFGPANGLIMGTRAGDIDQSVVFYMQEHLGYSIPEVNDILNKKSGMLGLTGFSDLRDIEEAAAAGDSVCTLALEMNAYRIRKYIGAYAAALNGIDAIVFTAGIGENSSYLRSKVCAQMDYLGIHLDENLNAERSKKLRELQSENSRVKIMVIPTNEELEIANQVYDLIQE; encoded by the coding sequence ATGAATATATTAGTTATTAACTCTGGAAGCTCTTCGATAAAATTTCAGCTTATAGCTATGCCCGAAGCGAGCGTTATGGCATCAGGAATGGTAGAGCGCATAGGGATAGATGGTGGTCAAATTACCTACAAAGCCGGACAAAGAGAATTTACTGAAAAAACGAATTTTGAAGATCATACGGCAGGATTGTACAGAATATCCAGCCTTTTGATGGATTTAAAATACGGTGTGATTGATAATACAGATGAAGTAGATGCAGTAGGACATCGTGTAGTTCATGGGGGTAAAAAATTTACGGAAACGATACAGGTAAATGACGATGTGAAAGCAAACATAACCCGATTATTTTCACTGGCACCTTTGCACAATCCGGCAAATTTAACCGGTATTGAAGTAGCCGAAAAGTTGTTTGACAAAGCGCCACAGTTTTGTGTATTTGACACAGCTTTTTTTAAAGATATTCCGCAGAAAGCATATCAATATGCAATTCCGCAGCATTTTATGACCGAAAATAGAATACGGCTTTATGGTTTTCACGGGACCAGTCACAAGTATGTGTGTAAAAAGGCTTTAGATTATTTACAGAAACCAGATGCTAAGCTAATTACCATACATTTAGGAAATGGATGTAGTATGGCAGCCATAAAAGATGGTAAGCCCATAGATACCTCTTTAGGTTTTGGGCCTGCTAACGGATTAATTATGGGTACGCGTGCGGGGGATATAGATCAAAGTGTTGTTTTCTATATGCAGGAACATCTGGGATATTCTATACCAGAAGTAAACGATATTCTAAATAAGAAAAGTGGAATGCTAGGACTTACGGGGTTCAGCGATTTAAGGGATATAGAAGAAGCTGCTGCTGCTGGTGATTCTGTATGTACGCTGGCACTTGAAATGAATGCTTATCGTATTAGAAAGTATATAGGTGCTTATGCCGCAGCTTTAAATGGTATAGATGCAATTGTATTTACTGCAGGTATAGGAGAAAATAGTTCTTATTTGCGCAGTAAGGTTTGTGCTCAGATGGATTATCTCGGAATTCATTTAGACGAAAATTTAAATGCAGAACGCTCTAAAAAACTTAGAGAACTGCAAAGTGAAAATTCTCGTGTTAAAATTATGGTTATCCCCACTAATGAAGAATTGGAGATTGCAAATCAAGTATATGACCTAATACAAGAATAG
- a CDS encoding TonB-dependent receptor plug domain-containing protein: protein MKYISNYIITLVMLTALSLKAQERPFTALDSVYLTDSRLKEFSTGRNLTVLSDTILRKNRPLLTNTLNFNTPIYFKENGLGMVSSPSFRGTTASQTAVLWNGININSQLNGQLDFNTINAGAYSEIAVRGGGGSVVYGTGAIGGSVHLNTRLTYEDQQTHNLFLQYGSYNTQDARYNLNLGTKKWSLNLALTHNSSDNDYELPNGRNNLNGDFENTALNVGLGFKINSKNSIRIFSELFDGERHFAITRASETKTKYQDLNSKNLLEWEHSFGSFKGIARVAYLEEFYKYFANIDSEVYSFGKAKTFINKYDLSYKISDRLQLNSVLTNTTTSGFGSSFGDNDRNIFAAALLLKHQLGNDFNYELGIRKEQTENYDSPFLFSLGATKALNDSFSLNLNVSRNFRIPTYNDLYWETGGNLDLLPEKSLQGQLGAVFNFNSIQLNLTGYYNSITDMIRWLPGAGGVWSPSNVDEVEIYGIESALSWSKNFNKEHRISFNSTYAYTVSENKQTGNQLIYVPFHKATASFDYTYKKINAALQYLYVGEVFTRSDNNSRYNLDAYNVGNFSLGYSFGKEKNYELGARVNNFLNTEYQSVESRWMPGRNFNIYLNLKL from the coding sequence ATGAAATATATATCTAATTACATCATCACCCTGGTAATGCTTACTGCATTATCTCTAAAAGCTCAGGAACGCCCGTTCACTGCCTTAGACTCTGTATATCTTACAGATAGTAGATTAAAAGAATTTTCTACAGGAAGAAATCTTACCGTTTTATCAGATACGATATTGCGTAAAAACAGGCCACTTCTTACTAATACTCTCAATTTTAACACGCCTATTTATTTTAAAGAAAATGGATTGGGAATGGTATCCTCACCCTCATTTAGAGGTACTACAGCTTCACAAACTGCTGTTTTATGGAATGGTATAAATATAAATTCTCAATTAAACGGTCAGCTAGATTTTAATACGATTAATGCGGGCGCCTACAGCGAAATTGCTGTGCGTGGCGGTGGTGGTAGTGTTGTTTATGGTACCGGTGCAATAGGAGGTAGTGTGCATTTAAATACGCGGTTAACGTATGAAGATCAACAAACGCATAATCTTTTTCTGCAATATGGTAGTTATAACACCCAGGATGCTCGATACAATTTGAATCTGGGTACCAAAAAATGGAGTTTAAATCTGGCTCTAACTCATAACAGCAGCGATAATGATTATGAGCTTCCTAATGGAAGAAATAATTTAAACGGAGATTTTGAGAATACAGCATTAAATGTTGGACTCGGATTTAAAATCAACTCAAAAAATTCAATACGCATATTTAGTGAACTTTTTGACGGAGAACGACATTTTGCAATTACACGGGCTTCAGAAACTAAGACTAAATATCAGGATCTTAACAGTAAAAATTTACTCGAATGGGAACACAGCTTTGGTTCCTTTAAGGGTATAGCTCGTGTGGCTTATCTTGAAGAGTTTTATAAATATTTTGCAAATATAGATAGTGAAGTTTATTCTTTCGGAAAGGCTAAAACGTTTATTAACAAGTATGATTTGAGCTATAAAATTTCAGACCGGCTCCAACTGAATTCAGTATTAACTAATACAACTACCAGTGGTTTTGGTTCTAGTTTTGGCGATAATGACCGTAATATTTTTGCTGCCGCATTGTTATTGAAGCATCAACTTGGAAACGATTTTAATTATGAATTAGGAATTAGGAAAGAGCAAACTGAGAATTATGATAGTCCGTTTTTGTTTTCTTTGGGAGCAACAAAAGCCTTAAATGATTCTTTCAGCTTAAACCTTAACGTATCCAGAAATTTTAGAATACCTACCTACAACGACTTGTACTGGGAAACCGGCGGCAACCTTGATTTACTCCCCGAAAAATCACTTCAAGGTCAGTTGGGTGCCGTTTTTAACTTCAATTCTATTCAGCTTAATCTAACGGGTTATTACAATTCTATCACAGATATGATTAGATGGTTGCCGGGAGCGGGTGGTGTTTGGAGTCCAAGTAATGTAGACGAAGTGGAGATTTACGGAATTGAATCTGCTTTAAGTTGGTCAAAAAATTTTAATAAAGAGCATCGTATTTCTTTTAATTCGACATACGCATATACCGTTTCTGAAAATAAACAAACCGGGAACCAACTTATCTATGTGCCTTTTCATAAAGCAACGGCTTCCTTTGATTATACATACAAAAAAATTAACGCAGCATTGCAATACCTGTATGTGGGAGAAGTATTTACTCGTAGCGATAACAATAGCCGTTATAATCTGGATGCGTATAACGTGGGTAATTTTAGTCTGGGTTATAGCTTCGGAAAAGAAAAGAACTACGAATTGGGCGCTCGTGTAAACAATTTTTTAAACACCGAATATCAAAGCGTCGAAAGCCGCTGGATGCCGGGCAGAAATTTTAATATATATCTAAATCTTAAACTATAA
- a CDS encoding S41 family peptidase, with protein MKKYFLVSLLALGFLSSCSSNDDTAEPEVVDPVVEPEPEPELNRVDYPIQDFMYQAMNVYYLYKPDVDVLADDFFTDTPTYVKFLSENPVPEDFYSDVLVTNEDRFSFLTDNYVELENSFSGVSKSNGLKFSLVRFSGSDDIFGYVRYVAPNSTASASIIERGDLFTRIDGTILTINNYQMLLAQDTYTLSLASVTNSTVSETGETVELNKVEGFVENPVYIAKTLDINGTKIGYLMYNSFVSNFDGELNDAFAQFKADGITDLVLDLRYNGGGSVATAIDLTSMITGQFDGQILTKQQWNPEAQAYFESEAPESLLSRFNSTIYTGTPQEQPINSLNLNRLYVIGTGSTASASELTIIGLRPYIDVKTIGKTTVGKFQASTTLYDSNNFGRANANPNHTYAIQPLIYTYRNANDVIGPPTGIEPDFELEEDLTNLGELGNPTEPLLSLALDQILGRKSSTKRSKPRSFELLGESEMFSPTYQRMYVDKVPQIKK; from the coding sequence ATGAAAAAGTATTTTTTAGTATCACTTTTAGCTTTAGGATTTTTAAGTTCGTGCTCTAGCAATGATGATACCGCAGAACCTGAAGTTGTTGATCCTGTTGTAGAACCGGAGCCAGAACCAGAACTAAATCGCGTTGATTATCCTATCCAGGATTTCATGTATCAGGCGATGAATGTATATTATTTATACAAACCAGATGTAGATGTATTAGCAGATGATTTTTTTACTGATACACCTACATACGTAAAGTTTTTATCAGAAAATCCTGTACCCGAAGATTTCTATTCTGATGTACTTGTTACTAATGAAGATCGTTTCAGTTTTCTAACAGATAATTATGTAGAACTCGAAAATAGTTTTTCCGGTGTTAGTAAAAGTAATGGATTAAAATTTAGCCTCGTTCGATTTTCGGGTTCTGATGATATATTTGGATACGTACGTTATGTCGCCCCTAATTCTACGGCTTCTGCAAGTATAATTGAACGTGGTGATTTATTTACGCGAATAGATGGTACTATTTTGACTATAAATAATTATCAAATGTTATTAGCTCAGGATACGTACACCTTGAGTTTAGCAAGTGTAACCAATAGTACGGTTAGCGAAACTGGTGAAACTGTAGAATTAAATAAAGTTGAAGGATTTGTAGAAAATCCCGTATATATAGCTAAAACTCTAGATATAAATGGCACTAAAATTGGTTATTTGATGTACAACTCATTTGTCTCAAATTTTGATGGAGAACTGAATGATGCTTTTGCCCAATTTAAGGCTGATGGAATAACAGATTTAGTTTTAGATTTAAGATATAATGGTGGAGGTTCTGTTGCCACCGCTATTGATTTGACTTCAATGATTACCGGTCAGTTTGATGGTCAAATTTTAACAAAACAACAATGGAATCCTGAAGCTCAGGCTTATTTTGAGTCTGAGGCTCCAGAAAGTTTATTAAGTAGATTTAATTCTACTATATATACAGGAACTCCACAAGAACAGCCTATAAATAGTTTAAATTTAAATCGCCTTTATGTTATAGGTACGGGAAGTACCGCTTCTGCAAGTGAATTAACAATTATAGGTTTAAGACCGTATATAGATGTAAAAACTATAGGTAAAACCACAGTTGGTAAATTTCAGGCTTCGACTACACTGTATGATTCAAATAATTTTGGAAGAGCAAATGCAAATCCTAATCATACCTATGCCATTCAACCTTTAATTTATACCTATAGAAATGCAAATGATGTTATAGGTCCTCCTACAGGTATAGAACCGGACTTTGAATTAGAGGAAGATCTTACTAATCTTGGAGAACTGGGTAATCCTACAGAACCATTATTAAGTCTGGCATTAGATCAAATTTTAGGTCGAAAATCTTCAACTAAGAGAAGCAAACCAAGATCTTTTGAGTTATTAGGTGAGAGTGAAATGTTTTCTCCTACCTATCAACGAATGTATGTTGACAAAGTTCCTCAAATCAAAAAATAA
- the pta gene encoding phosphate acetyltransferase, translated as MSKGIYIATIEPNSGKAIISLGLMRTLLGKTAKVGYFRPIIDDVKNKGKDNHINTVLSYFDIQLDYNEAFAFTRSEVIKKRNKGKAGEILDTIITKYKNLEDRFDFILVEGSDFTGEGTVFEFDTNVLIAKNLGLPVILVGSGVGKTEDDLLGSLQIAYTSFLDKDVSVMGVVANKVEPVNLSKAKKGLRSFLPEAVEVFAIPFTEELAHPTIKEIVHELDGEVLFGEKLLDNQTGNFGVGAMQLRNYLTHLKQDSLVITPGDRADIILGALQAHISTNYPRISGIILTGGLIPEEPILQLIRGLSQIVPIVSVKDGTFSVTNRIGNIKSQIYASSKPKIETSLTVFEKEVSFDTLLERLINLKPKGITPRMFQYGLMKRARTAKKHIVMPEGTDDRILTAAVRLVELDIVKITLLGDPEKVKEKAVKLSIPLNLDKITIIDPVKSAYFDDYVTTFYELRKHKNVNMDIARDWMTDVSYFGTMMIYKGHADGMVSGAAHTTQHTIRPALQFIKTKPGVSVVSSVFFMCLEDRVSVFGDCAINPNPSAEELAEIAISSAESSLAFGIEPKIAMLSYSSGTSGKGADVDRVREATEIVKRLRPDLKIEGPIQYDAAVDATIGKSKLPDSEVAGQASVLIFPDLNTGNNTYKAVQRETGALAIGPMLQGLNKPVNDLSRGCTVDDVFNTVIITAIQAQGL; from the coding sequence ATGAGTAAAGGAATATATATAGCAACGATAGAACCCAATAGTGGTAAGGCAATTATCTCTCTCGGTTTAATGCGCACCTTGCTGGGTAAAACTGCAAAAGTGGGATATTTTAGACCTATAATTGATGATGTAAAAAATAAAGGAAAAGACAATCACATCAATACGGTACTCTCGTATTTTGATATTCAGCTAGATTACAATGAGGCATTTGCTTTTACCAGAAGTGAGGTTATAAAGAAACGGAATAAGGGCAAAGCGGGAGAAATTTTAGATACCATAATTACCAAATATAAAAACCTAGAAGATCGATTTGATTTTATACTGGTTGAAGGTTCAGATTTTACAGGAGAAGGTACTGTGTTTGAATTTGATACTAATGTTCTTATCGCTAAAAATTTAGGTCTTCCAGTCATTTTAGTAGGAAGCGGTGTAGGTAAAACTGAAGATGATTTACTCGGGAGTTTACAAATTGCCTATACCAGCTTTTTAGATAAAGATGTATCGGTGATGGGAGTGGTGGCAAATAAAGTCGAACCGGTAAATCTAAGTAAAGCTAAAAAGGGATTGAGATCATTTTTACCCGAAGCTGTTGAGGTATTTGCAATTCCCTTTACTGAAGAATTGGCGCATCCTACCATAAAAGAAATTGTGCACGAGCTGGATGGTGAAGTGCTTTTTGGAGAAAAGCTGCTCGATAATCAAACCGGAAATTTTGGAGTAGGAGCCATGCAGTTGAGAAACTACCTTACGCATCTTAAACAAGATAGTTTAGTAATTACTCCGGGAGATCGGGCAGATATTATTTTAGGAGCTTTACAAGCCCATATATCTACAAATTACCCTAGAATTTCGGGTATAATTCTAACGGGAGGTTTAATCCCTGAAGAGCCTATACTTCAGTTGATACGTGGTTTATCACAAATTGTACCTATCGTATCGGTAAAAGACGGTACGTTTTCGGTTACAAACCGAATAGGTAATATTAAGTCTCAAATTTACGCATCGAGTAAGCCGAAAATTGAAACCTCATTAACCGTATTTGAAAAAGAAGTTTCGTTTGATACCTTATTGGAACGTCTTATAAATTTAAAACCGAAAGGCATCACGCCCAGAATGTTTCAGTACGGGTTGATGAAACGTGCGCGAACTGCAAAGAAGCATATTGTAATGCCAGAAGGTACAGATGATCGTATTTTAACAGCAGCCGTGCGACTCGTTGAATTAGATATTGTAAAAATCACATTGTTAGGAGACCCTGAAAAGGTTAAGGAGAAAGCTGTGAAACTAAGTATTCCCCTTAATTTAGATAAAATCACAATTATAGATCCTGTTAAATCAGCATACTTTGATGATTATGTGACCACATTTTATGAGTTGCGTAAACATAAGAATGTAAATATGGATATTGCTCGGGACTGGATGACCGATGTTTCTTATTTTGGAACGATGATGATTTATAAAGGGCACGCAGACGGTATGGTTAGCGGAGCGGCTCATACAACACAGCATACCATACGACCGGCGCTTCAGTTTATAAAAACAAAACCGGGAGTTTCTGTGGTATCCTCTGTATTTTTTATGTGTCTTGAAGATCGCGTTTCTGTATTCGGTGATTGTGCTATAAATCCCAATCCTTCCGCAGAAGAGCTTGCAGAAATTGCAATTTCTTCCGCAGAAAGCAGTCTCGCTTTTGGTATCGAACCTAAAATAGCAATGCTTTCATATTCTTCAGGAACTTCAGGAAAAGGTGCAGATGTAGACCGCGTACGGGAGGCGACCGAAATTGTAAAACGCTTACGGCCAGACTTAAAAATAGAAGGTCCTATTCAATATGACGCGGCGGTAGATGCAACTATAGGTAAAAGTAAATTGCCAGATTCTGAAGTTGCCGGCCAGGCCAGTGTGCTTATTTTTCCTGATTTAAACACAGGGAATAACACGTATAAAGCGGTACAAAGGGAAACCGGTGCATTAGCCATTGGGCCTATGTTACAAGGCTTAAACAAACCGGTAAATGATTTAAGTAGAGGTTGTACGGTAGATGATGTATTTAATACGGTAATTATTACTGCGATTCAGGCGCAGGGATTATAA
- a CDS encoding S41 family peptidase: MKKIALPLIGLCSLLILLSCSEDRDDVQISNNLEIKNFIYSAMNIYYLYKPDVPVLANDFFDSQADLNIYLDPFNTPEDLYEDLLSNADRFSFMTDDYRELENRFAGVSKDNGLEYRLMRVSPGSDEIIGYVRYIIPNSNASTKDIKRGDAFTKVNNTPLTITNYLDLLALDTYTLTLADLTDTGNAVSITENGRSVTLTKEEGLIENPILIAKTLNISGQKIGYLMYNAYTADFDDELNAAFAQFKTDGITDLVLDLRYNGGGSVESAIDLTSMITGQFNGEVITKQQWNPEIQAAFEAEDPEALIDRFNNTIRTGESINSLNLGRLFVIGTGSTASASELTIIGLKPYINVQTIGTTTVGKFQASTTLYDSENFSRQNVNPNHFYAIQPLIYTYANSAGIVGPPTGIEPDFEIAERASNLGVLGDPNEPLLKMALDQILGRSASTKSFENTTHLEPVGESKMFNPDFQRMYVLDLPNS; encoded by the coding sequence ATGAAGAAGATTGCGCTACCCCTAATAGGCCTTTGCTCGCTTTTAATACTTTTATCCTGCAGCGAAGACCGTGATGATGTTCAAATTTCAAACAACTTAGAAATTAAGAATTTTATCTATTCAGCAATGAATATTTATTACCTCTACAAACCCGATGTACCGGTATTGGCCAATGATTTTTTTGATTCGCAGGCAGATTTAAACATCTATCTGGATCCTTTTAATACGCCCGAAGATTTATACGAAGATTTATTGTCTAATGCTGATCGCTTTAGCTTTATGACCGACGATTACCGCGAGTTAGAGAATAGATTTGCGGGTGTAAGCAAAGACAATGGTTTAGAGTACAGGCTGATGCGCGTTTCTCCCGGAAGCGATGAGATTATAGGTTATGTACGCTACATTATCCCTAATTCTAATGCATCTACTAAAGATATAAAAAGAGGCGATGCTTTTACTAAAGTGAATAACACGCCGCTTACCATAACTAACTATTTAGATTTATTAGCGCTTGATACCTATACCTTAACACTTGCTGATTTAACAGATACTGGTAATGCTGTAAGTATTACTGAAAACGGCCGGTCTGTAACCTTAACCAAAGAAGAAGGTTTAATCGAGAACCCTATACTCATAGCAAAAACACTAAACATAAGCGGCCAGAAAATAGGCTACTTAATGTATAACGCATACACTGCAGATTTTGATGATGAATTAAATGCGGCTTTTGCTCAATTTAAAACAGACGGCATAACCGATCTGGTGCTGGACCTAAGGTATAATGGTGGTGGTTCTGTAGAGTCTGCAATAGATTTAACGTCAATGATTACGGGTCAGTTTAACGGTGAAGTTATTACTAAACAACAATGGAATCCTGAAATACAGGCGGCATTTGAGGCAGAAGACCCTGAAGCGTTAATTGACCGTTTTAATAACACTATTAGAACAGGTGAATCTATTAACAGCCTAAACTTAGGTCGTTTATTTGTAATAGGCACAGGGAGTACTGCTTCTGCAAGCGAACTTACTATTATAGGTCTTAAACCGTATATAAATGTACAAACGATAGGCACAACTACGGTAGGAAAGTTTCAGGCTTCTACGACATTGTATGATTCTGAAAATTTTAGCAGACAAAATGTAAACCCAAATCACTTCTACGCTATTCAACCTTTAATATATACTTACGCTAATTCTGCCGGCATTGTAGGACCACCTACAGGAATCGAACCCGATTTTGAGATCGCCGAAAGAGCTTCAAACCTGGGAGTTTTAGGCGATCCTAACGAGCCACTTTTGAAAATGGCATTAGACCAAATATTAGGTCGCAGTGCTTCTACAAAAAGCTTTGAAAATACAACTCATTTAGAACCTGTAGGAGAAAGTAAAATGTTTAACCCTGATTTTCAACGTATGTATGTATTGGATTTGCCTAATAGCTAA
- a CDS encoding DUF4252 domain-containing protein, giving the protein MSTLKAVLVVIMVAALSSCQDKQSLQEYYIDSKENDAFIMVDLPTSLIAPVTQEMTEDQKRVINSVKKVNLLAYSMKDSEFYNSETVKVKEILADDDYEELMKFGKPGQRMRLFIKGQDEAIDEVVVFAQDENKGFVLARVLGDKMNVADMVRFAETMDTSSTNFNTAGFEGVMDVFKNK; this is encoded by the coding sequence ATGAGCACATTAAAAGCAGTTTTAGTAGTTATTATGGTTGCTGCATTATCCAGTTGTCAGGATAAGCAGTCTCTGCAAGAATACTATATAGATAGTAAAGAAAATGACGCCTTTATAATGGTTGATTTACCTACAAGCTTGATAGCTCCGGTTACTCAGGAAATGACTGAAGATCAAAAGCGAGTAATTAACTCAGTTAAAAAAGTAAACTTACTCGCATATTCTATGAAAGACAGTGAGTTTTATAATTCTGAAACGGTAAAAGTTAAAGAGATTCTTGCTGATGATGATTATGAAGAGTTGATGAAGTTTGGAAAACCGGGACAGCGTATGCGTCTTTTTATTAAAGGGCAGGATGAAGCGATAGATGAGGTGGTTGTTTTTGCTCAGGATGAGAATAAAGGATTTGTACTCGCTCGTGTACTGGGCGATAAAATGAATGTAGCAGATATGGTTCGGTTTGCAGAAACAATGGATACCAGCAGTACAAATTTTAATACCGCGGGTTTTGAAGGCGTTATGGATGTTTTCAAAAATAAATAA
- a CDS encoding DUF4252 domain-containing protein — protein sequence MNKLVITLMFVGLSLTAFAQKNFDKFEDMKDVTSMVMNQKMFKLLGQMDLDSKDPEMKSYIEMVNSLEDIKVFTTKNISAAQQMKGEFKSYLTSANLQQLMQVKDDGKNVNFYYKPGKSENFVSEFVMFLDGMSTKDDTVLIRITGDINLKEIGKIANSINFKGSEELKNVKVN from the coding sequence ATGAATAAATTAGTAATTACATTAATGTTTGTAGGATTGAGTCTTACTGCATTTGCACAAAAAAACTTTGATAAGTTTGAAGACATGAAAGACGTTACCTCAATGGTAATGAATCAAAAAATGTTCAAACTATTAGGTCAGATGGATCTTGATTCTAAAGACCCGGAGATGAAAAGTTATATCGAGATGGTAAATAGCCTTGAAGATATTAAAGTGTTTACGACAAAAAATATAAGCGCAGCTCAACAAATGAAGGGTGAGTTTAAATCGTATTTAACCAGTGCTAATCTGCAACAATTGATGCAGGTAAAAGATGATGGTAAAAATGTGAATTTTTATTACAAGCCCGGCAAAAGTGAAAACTTTGTAAGCGAGTTTGTGATGTTTTTAGACGGTATGTCTACAAAAGACGATACAGTACTTATTAGAATTACCGGTGATATTAACCTTAAAGAAATAGGTAAAATAGCAAATAGCATCAATTTTAAGGGAAGTGAAGAGCTTAAAAATGTAAAAGTTAATTAA